A genomic segment from Clostridia bacterium encodes:
- a CDS encoding GNAT family N-acetyltransferase, protein MSSQPKLNNVTAELQLARRLEAAEMLPCKEVVELVSQTNHELGCMMEPIAGGWAFFAGVGSPMTHAIGIGLHGAVSDEDFDRLESFYRDRNSPCEIVTSPMVDGSLLEHAGKRGYRLTEFNSVLALDLRSYTAVPPPSQIRIVPVGPPEIAAWSQVLVEGFAELGALPPELFRPFAEIRNSVCRLAFLDGVPVASAAGSVCAEQGIAALYGAATLPTFRRRGLQTALLHSRLRTAQEAGCDLAVVTTQPGSDSQRNSERLGFHVVYTKVVLVRDFTAK, encoded by the coding sequence TTGAGCTCGCAACCTAAACTGAACAACGTCACAGCAGAACTGCAACTCGCGCGACGTCTCGAAGCAGCTGAGATGTTGCCCTGCAAGGAAGTCGTCGAACTCGTCTCGCAAACAAACCACGAACTCGGCTGCATGATGGAGCCCATCGCCGGAGGGTGGGCCTTTTTTGCGGGCGTTGGCTCGCCCATGACCCACGCCATCGGCATCGGACTCCACGGCGCGGTTTCGGATGAAGACTTCGATCGTCTCGAATCCTTCTATCGCGACCGCAACTCGCCGTGCGAGATCGTCACTTCGCCGATGGTGGATGGTTCTCTGCTTGAGCACGCCGGCAAGCGCGGCTACCGCCTCACCGAATTCAACTCGGTGCTCGCGCTCGATCTGCGAAGCTACACGGCGGTGCCGCCTCCATCGCAGATCCGCATTGTGCCCGTTGGCCCGCCGGAAATTGCGGCGTGGTCACAAGTGCTTGTCGAAGGCTTTGCCGAACTCGGAGCGCTTCCTCCCGAGTTGTTCCGGCCGTTTGCCGAAATTCGCAATTCCGTTTGCCGGCTTGCCTTTCTCGATGGAGTGCCCGTTGCCAGTGCCGCAGGCTCCGTGTGTGCCGAACAGGGAATCGCGGCATTGTACGGGGCTGCAACTCTCCCGACTTTTCGCCGACGTGGCCTGCAAACGGCACTGCTGCATAGTCGGCTCAGGACAGCGCAGGAGGCCGGATGCGATCTGGCCGTCGTAACCACGCAACCGGGTTCCGACTCGCAACGCAACTCCGAGCGCCTGGGCTTCCACGTCGTTTACACCAAGGTCGTGCTCGTCCGCGATTTTACCGCCAAGTAA
- a CDS encoding trypsin-like peptidase domain-containing protein, protein MKVARPFVFGLVLAAAFYFYTSHRFGVAPGTWVTRDKVEITEAAGPQTFDSEEQNNIDVYKRVSPAVVNITSTAVAFDFFYGAVPQEGQGSGFIIDKEGHILTNYHVVANARQLEVTMSNRKKFPAQVVGLDPSHDLAVIQIKVPNLVPVVMGDSRTLQVGQKVYAIGNPFGLNGTMTRGIVSSIRSVRTPEGAFIDEAIQTDAAINPGNSGGPLLNARGEVVGINTMIYSASGGSAGIGFAIPVNAAKAVLNDLVTIGRVRRPSLGIRPLPVGPELAQEMGLAADSGILIVQVVPGGAAERAGLRGGTQRALLGNTPIMVGGDLIVAIDGQSVEDQQDLAHVMNTHRAGDTVTVTVLRARNKVDVKVTLDEAKDRGRS, encoded by the coding sequence ATGAAAGTGGCACGTCCCTTCGTTTTTGGCCTGGTACTCGCGGCAGCTTTTTACTTCTACACGTCGCATCGTTTTGGCGTTGCGCCCGGAACCTGGGTCACGCGTGACAAGGTCGAGATCACCGAGGCCGCCGGCCCGCAGACCTTCGATTCTGAAGAACAAAACAACATCGATGTTTACAAACGCGTGTCGCCAGCTGTGGTCAACATCACTTCCACGGCTGTGGCCTTCGACTTTTTCTATGGCGCCGTCCCGCAGGAAGGCCAGGGATCTGGCTTCATCATCGACAAGGAAGGCCACATTCTCACCAACTATCACGTTGTTGCGAATGCCCGGCAGCTTGAAGTCACCATGTCGAATCGTAAGAAGTTCCCGGCGCAGGTTGTCGGCCTCGATCCCTCGCACGATCTTGCGGTCATTCAGATCAAGGTTCCGAACCTTGTGCCGGTTGTCATGGGCGACTCGCGCACGCTGCAAGTCGGTCAGAAGGTATATGCCATCGGCAATCCTTTCGGGTTGAACGGCACCATGACGCGGGGCATCGTGAGTTCAATCCGCTCCGTGCGTACGCCGGAAGGTGCTTTCATCGACGAAGCCATCCAGACCGACGCCGCTATCAACCCCGGCAACTCCGGCGGCCCACTGCTCAACGCGCGTGGAGAAGTCGTTGGGATCAACACCATGATTTACAGCGCTTCTGGCGGCAGCGCCGGCATAGGCTTTGCGATTCCGGTGAACGCCGCCAAAGCTGTGCTCAACGATCTCGTCACGATCGGTCGCGTAAGGCGACCCTCGCTCGGCATACGGCCGCTTCCGGTCGGTCCTGAGCTCGCGCAAGAGATGGGCCTTGCCGCCGATTCCGGTATCCTCATCGTGCAGGTCGTTCCCGGCGGCGCTGCCGAGCGTGCCGGACTGCGTGGCGGCACCCAACGCGCTCTACTTGGCAACACGCCCATTATGGTCGGAGGCGATCTCATCGTTGCCATCGACGGTCAGTCGGTCGAAGACCAGCAGGATCTCGCGCACGTTATGAATACTCATCGTGCGGGCGATACTGTAACCGTCACCGTCCTTCGAGCGCGAAATAAAGTTGACGTGAAAGTCACACTCGATGAGGCGAAAGACCGCGGCCGCAGCTAG
- the coaE gene encoding dephospho-CoA kinase (Dephospho-CoA kinase (CoaE) performs the final step in coenzyme A biosynthesis.), whose protein sequence is MLKVGLTGGVACGKTTIMRLFAARGAHIMFADEVAHDLMRPGHSVYEAVVERFGREILNADGIINRPRLAALAFPGRIKELNALVHPAVIAFQDRWMQEIGERDPHAIAIVEAALLVEAGAHTHFDKVIAVVCDLGQKVRRFAERQQLSLNEAAEEVRRRMAAQISDVEKAHVADYVIDNSGTVQQAETQVARIWQELTMAKAAGHEPA, encoded by the coding sequence ATGTTGAAAGTCGGACTCACCGGTGGTGTCGCTTGCGGAAAAACCACGATCATGCGGCTGTTCGCTGCGCGTGGTGCCCACATCATGTTTGCCGATGAAGTCGCGCACGACCTCATGCGGCCGGGCCACTCCGTCTACGAAGCTGTCGTTGAGCGCTTCGGCCGCGAGATTCTGAATGCCGACGGCATCATCAATCGTCCTCGCCTGGCCGCACTCGCGTTTCCGGGCCGCATCAAGGAACTGAACGCGCTCGTGCACCCGGCGGTCATAGCCTTTCAGGATCGCTGGATGCAGGAGATTGGCGAACGAGACCCGCACGCCATCGCCATCGTTGAAGCCGCTCTGCTCGTTGAAGCCGGAGCGCACACGCATTTCGATAAAGTTATCGCTGTGGTCTGCGACTTGGGACAGAAGGTTCGCCGCTTCGCAGAGCGTCAACAGCTCTCGTTGAACGAAGCCGCCGAAGAAGTCCGGCGGCGCATGGCCGCCCAGATTTCCGACGTGGAAAAAGCGCACGTCGCCGACTACGTCATCGACAACTCCGGCACCGTCCAGCAAGCCGAGACCCAGGTTGCACGCATCTGGCAAGAGCTCACGATGGCCAAGGCAGCGGGACATGAACCGGCGTGA
- a CDS encoding bifunctional 5,10-methylenetetrahydrofolate dehydrogenase/5,10-methenyltetrahydrofolate cyclohydrolase has product MSATILDGNKIAAEIKAEVAEEVKKLAAGGLRPGLAAVLVGNNAASEIYVRSKVKTCEALGIFSERITPPDTVSTEELLALVRDLNARDDIDGILVQLPLPQQVDSKAVLMAVDPAKDVDGFHPVNVGFLSTVRPGLVPCTPAGVIEILKRSHIAIEGQEAVVVGRSDIVGKPVAMLLTNANATVTICHSKTRDLPGVCRRADILIAAIGKTAMITPEFVKRGATVIDVGINRVTDPQEFGSYFAGDAKREEAFAKNGSTLVGDVHPKAAEVAGAITPVPGGVGLLTIAMLMANTVKAAKMRRGHKFAVTA; this is encoded by the coding sequence ATGTCAGCAACCATTCTTGACGGCAACAAAATCGCCGCGGAGATCAAAGCCGAGGTCGCCGAAGAAGTGAAAAAGCTGGCCGCCGGCGGACTTCGTCCTGGACTTGCAGCCGTGCTCGTTGGCAACAACGCTGCTTCGGAGATTTATGTACGCAGCAAGGTCAAGACCTGCGAGGCGCTTGGAATCTTCAGCGAGAGAATTACGCCGCCGGACACTGTCAGTACCGAAGAACTGTTGGCGCTAGTGCGCGATTTGAATGCCCGGGATGACATAGATGGCATTCTCGTGCAACTTCCACTTCCCCAGCAGGTCGATTCCAAAGCCGTTCTGATGGCCGTCGATCCGGCCAAAGATGTGGATGGATTCCATCCCGTCAACGTAGGCTTTCTTTCCACTGTGCGTCCTGGTCTGGTGCCATGCACTCCGGCTGGCGTCATAGAGATTTTGAAGCGCAGCCACATTGCAATCGAAGGGCAGGAGGCGGTTGTTGTTGGACGCAGCGACATCGTTGGCAAGCCTGTCGCCATGCTGCTCACTAACGCCAACGCAACCGTAACCATTTGCCACTCAAAGACACGTGACCTGCCCGGCGTCTGCCGCCGCGCCGACATTCTCATTGCCGCAATTGGGAAGACGGCCATGATCACGCCTGAGTTCGTGAAGCGCGGCGCAACCGTTATCGACGTTGGCATCAATCGCGTCACAGATCCGCAGGAATTCGGAAGCTACTTCGCGGGAGACGCCAAGCGCGAAGAGGCTTTTGCGAAGAACGGCTCTACCCTGGTTGGCGACGTCCATCCGAAAGCGGCTGAAGTCGCCGGGGCCATCACGCCCGTTCCCGGCGGAGTCGGTCTGCTAACCATCGCCATGCTGATGGCCAACACGGTGAAAGCTGCCAAGATGCGTCGCGGCCACAAGTTCGCAGTAACTGCCTAG
- a CDS encoding Trm112 family protein, producing the protein MLPKDLLDVLACPVCKTPLAMKGDDALKCSNCLRVYPIRDGIPVLLEQESTIEK; encoded by the coding sequence ATGCTACCCAAGGATCTGCTCGATGTGCTGGCATGTCCGGTGTGCAAAACACCACTGGCGATGAAGGGCGATGACGCGCTGAAATGCAGTAACTGCCTTCGCGTGTACCCAATCCGCGACGGCATCCCAGTCCTGCTTGAGCAGGAATCGACGATCGAGAAGTAA
- a CDS encoding BON domain-containing protein, translated as MKASSGILLTVLACTIFVQADQPISESRTQESAASQSSQSGTMQQQGTTQAPQTQQPGAAQQPGAPQTPQQGGINLSSREQPNLSGSQARIGREVRHELVMLPYYSLFDNLQFRVLGDTVVLMGDVVRPSTKSEAENAVKKIEGVERVDNQINVLPLRPDDDRIRMAVARAIFSAGGLSRYSFEAVPSIHIVVNGGNVRLEGVVDNESDRNVAEISAKSVSGVFSVTNNLRVQSEH; from the coding sequence GTGAAAGCAAGTTCAGGTATTCTGCTCACAGTGCTGGCCTGCACTATTTTCGTGCAGGCCGACCAACCAATCTCCGAATCGCGAACGCAGGAGAGCGCTGCATCCCAGAGTTCGCAATCCGGCACCATGCAGCAGCAGGGGACGACTCAAGCACCACAAACACAGCAGCCCGGTGCGGCGCAGCAGCCCGGTGCTCCGCAGACTCCGCAACAGGGCGGGATCAATCTCAGCTCGCGTGAGCAGCCAAATTTGAGTGGCTCGCAGGCGCGGATCGGGCGTGAGGTCCGGCACGAACTCGTTATGCTCCCCTACTACAGCTTGTTCGACAATCTCCAGTTCCGCGTCCTGGGCGACACGGTTGTACTGATGGGAGATGTCGTGCGCCCAAGTACGAAGAGCGAAGCTGAGAATGCTGTCAAGAAAATTGAAGGCGTCGAGAGGGTCGACAACCAGATCAACGTGCTTCCGCTGCGTCCGGACGATGACCGCATACGAATGGCAGTTGCGCGTGCCATTTTCAGCGCGGGTGGTTTGTCGCGCTATTCGTTTGAAGCCGTGCCGTCCATACACATCGTAGTCAACGGCGGCAACGTCAGGTTGGAGGGCGTTGTGGACAACGAAAGCGATCGCAATGTGGCCGAGATTTCGGCGAAATCTGTGTCGGGCGTTTTCTCGGTCACAAACAATCTTCGTGTCCAGAGCGAACACTGA
- a CDS encoding multidrug efflux SMR transporter, translating to MAWVMLLIAGILEVVWAFCMKQSEGFTRVLPTAITLVTMIGSFALLSFSMRTLPLGTAYVIWTGVGAVGTFLVGIMVLGEHASVTRILAAILIVSGLVLMKVASTH from the coding sequence ATGGCTTGGGTCATGTTGCTGATCGCTGGAATTCTTGAAGTTGTCTGGGCTTTCTGCATGAAGCAATCAGAGGGCTTCACTCGGGTACTTCCAACGGCAATCACGCTGGTTACAATGATTGGCAGCTTCGCTTTGCTGTCGTTCTCAATGAGGACGCTGCCGCTGGGCACGGCTTACGTCATCTGGACAGGTGTTGGCGCGGTCGGAACCTTCCTTGTTGGCATCATGGTCCTAGGAGAGCACGCGAGCGTAACTCGTATTTTGGCGGCAATTCTCATCGTTTCGGGACTCGTCCTGATGAAGGTAGCGAGCACACATTGA
- a CDS encoding alpha-L-arabinofuranosidase C-terminal domain-containing protein, protein MIRFVVCLVITVLLAVSSAFAGTGTVTVDTKKRGPRIPSSLYGIFLEEISHAGEGGLYGELIQNRGFEESNLPPACHLEGNVLVPPRTPHFWTQPKIGDWTMPWEVVGKWPAWSLQTAGGSAAALDLVDISPLNDATPHSLQVNITDVAEHGRVAVVNEGFWGIAVKDGQDYKLKFYARADQEFRGSITASLESSTGKVLATKVFKRVRGQSWQKYEATLKATGSDPKAQFVLTFNSKGKVWLDFVSLFPGRTFKNRPNGLRPDIAETIAALKPAFIRWPGGCFLEGLTVESRPQWKTMLGPVETRPGTYSPWGYWSSDGLGYHEFLQFSEDVGADALFVANVGVSCAFRSGTYLPDEQMPELIQDTLDAIEYAIGPVDSKWGSVRAKNGHPKPFPLKYVEVGNEQQGARYGERVAKFYEVIKAKYPQISIALSSWIAGIDRAAINAAGKIDIVDEHAYKPLHWPVENFDSFAKYKREGWDLYIGEFATNGGVGRGNLLAALNDSAYMMSMEKNSDLVKMGSYAPLLENVNKPNWEVNLIHFDSSRVYGRASYHAAKLFAENRPDVNLATSVEYQSSVTKPITGRIGVGTFDTSAEFRNIRVEKNGQLAFQSDFSKGAEGWTAKDGSWIAENGAYRQKDRATAWSYFGDKDWSDITLSLQARKVAGAEGFAVSVGYADDRRVQWNVGGWGNRQYAIQAGTGVIGKVHKGSVEEGRWYDLKVEVKGRTVRCYLDGQLVNEETLPRVDTVLAIAGMDEASGDIVVKVVNTSAEAASMTINLDGQPRISPGSEITVLTSSNPKDENSFESPEKIVPVTKKMTEAGAKFTNEFPPYSLSIIRLKTSK, encoded by the coding sequence ATGATTCGGTTTGTAGTTTGCCTCGTAATCACCGTGCTCTTAGCAGTGAGTTCGGCATTCGCGGGAACCGGCACTGTTACCGTTGACACAAAGAAGCGCGGCCCCCGAATCCCATCCAGTCTTTATGGAATATTCCTGGAGGAAATCAGTCATGCGGGCGAGGGCGGTCTCTACGGCGAGCTGATCCAGAACCGCGGCTTTGAAGAAAGCAATCTTCCGCCAGCCTGCCACCTGGAAGGCAACGTGCTCGTTCCGCCGCGAACCCCGCACTTTTGGACTCAGCCCAAGATCGGCGATTGGACGATGCCGTGGGAAGTGGTTGGCAAATGGCCGGCATGGTCACTGCAGACCGCAGGCGGAAGTGCCGCAGCACTCGATCTTGTCGACATATCGCCACTGAATGACGCTACGCCACATTCTCTACAGGTCAACATTACGGACGTTGCGGAGCATGGGCGCGTCGCGGTTGTGAATGAAGGTTTCTGGGGAATCGCAGTCAAAGACGGCCAGGACTATAAGCTGAAGTTCTATGCTCGCGCGGACCAGGAATTCCGCGGTTCGATCACCGCCTCTTTAGAAAGCTCGACCGGTAAGGTGCTCGCTACGAAGGTCTTCAAGCGCGTACGCGGTCAGTCTTGGCAGAAGTACGAAGCTACGCTGAAAGCCACGGGCTCTGACCCCAAGGCGCAGTTCGTCCTGACCTTCAATTCCAAGGGCAAGGTCTGGCTGGACTTTGTTTCTCTCTTTCCAGGCCGCACGTTTAAGAACCGTCCGAATGGTCTGCGTCCGGATATCGCCGAGACAATCGCGGCCTTGAAGCCAGCGTTTATTCGTTGGCCGGGCGGATGCTTCCTTGAAGGCCTGACGGTTGAGAGTCGTCCCCAATGGAAGACGATGCTGGGCCCTGTCGAGACCCGTCCTGGCACATATAGTCCATGGGGATACTGGAGTTCTGACGGACTCGGATACCACGAGTTCCTTCAGTTCAGCGAAGACGTGGGCGCTGACGCTCTATTTGTCGCCAACGTCGGAGTCTCGTGCGCCTTCCGCAGCGGAACGTATCTTCCCGACGAGCAGATGCCGGAACTGATTCAGGACACGCTTGACGCGATCGAGTATGCCATCGGCCCGGTGGACTCCAAGTGGGGCTCGGTTCGAGCGAAGAATGGACATCCAAAGCCATTCCCGTTGAAGTACGTCGAAGTGGGGAATGAACAGCAGGGAGCTCGCTACGGCGAAAGAGTGGCAAAATTCTATGAGGTGATCAAGGCCAAGTACCCGCAAATCAGCATCGCTCTGAGTTCGTGGATAGCGGGTATCGACCGCGCAGCCATTAACGCGGCAGGAAAAATCGACATCGTCGATGAGCACGCTTACAAGCCGCTCCACTGGCCTGTCGAAAATTTCGACAGCTTCGCCAAGTACAAGCGCGAAGGTTGGGATCTCTACATCGGCGAGTTTGCAACCAACGGCGGTGTCGGAAGAGGGAATCTGCTGGCCGCGCTCAACGACTCCGCTTACATGATGAGCATGGAGAAGAACTCCGACCTGGTGAAGATGGGCAGCTACGCGCCCCTTCTCGAGAACGTCAACAAGCCGAACTGGGAAGTAAACCTGATCCACTTCGACAGCAGCCGGGTGTACGGGCGTGCCTCCTACCACGCAGCCAAGCTGTTTGCCGAGAATCGTCCAGACGTTAATCTTGCAACCAGTGTTGAGTATCAATCCTCCGTCACGAAGCCGATTACCGGCCGTATCGGAGTTGGGACTTTCGATACCTCGGCTGAATTCAGAAACATCCGCGTCGAAAAGAACGGCCAGCTCGCGTTCCAGTCCGATTTCTCAAAGGGTGCCGAGGGATGGACGGCAAAGGACGGTAGCTGGATTGCAGAGAACGGTGCGTACCGGCAGAAGGATCGCGCGACAGCATGGTCCTACTTCGGCGACAAGGACTGGAGCGACATCACCCTCTCGCTCCAGGCCAGGAAAGTTGCTGGCGCTGAAGGCTTCGCCGTGTCGGTTGGCTATGCGGACGACAGGCGAGTTCAGTGGAATGTCGGCGGCTGGGGTAATCGTCAGTACGCAATCCAGGCTGGCACGGGTGTCATAGGCAAAGTGCACAAGGGCAGCGTTGAGGAAGGCCGTTGGTACGACCTCAAAGTCGAGGTAAAGGGTCGAACCGTTCGCTGCTATCTCGACGGGCAACTGGTCAACGAGGAGACTCTTCCACGCGTGGACACGGTGCTCGCAATCGCGGGGATGGACGAAGCCTCCGGCGACATTGTCGTGAAGGTTGTAAACACCAGCGCCGAGGCAGCGTCTATGACGATCAACCTGGATGGTCAGCCTCGTATATCTCCCGGATCCGAAATCACCGTACTAACTTCGTCGAACCCGAAAGACGAGAATTCATTTGAGTCGCCTGAGAAGATCGTTCCCGTTACGAAGAAGATGACCGAGGCAGGAGCGAAATTCACAAACGAATTCCCGCCATATTCGCTTTCGATAATTCGTTTGAAAACGAGTAAGTAA
- a CDS encoding ribulokinase: protein MAIVAGVDFGTLSVRVSLVDSELGVLDSAVCEYPLHRKREDPEHATQSHDDHMRALATATRKAVAQAGIRGEQVDAIALDTTGSSVIPVGAGMVPLSEYYLWCDHRAKAEAAEITELAHSEKLEAINWCGGVYSSEWGFSKLLHWLRHNPEKRDKFVSAFEHCDMVAATLCGITDPSKVVRSVCAMGHKWLWNRDLGGLPPESFLVKVDPLFKGVRAKLDGEYATSEKIAGRLSPYWAEKLGLRSGIPIPVGAFDAHWDAIGAGAKERDVVNVIGTSTCIIGITRETKLIPGVCGVVPGSVHPAYTGVEAGLSATGDIFSAIAERAGKSIAELSTGLEKYRAGETGLLRMTWDNADRTVLVNPNLRGVTFGWHLQHTAQDELFAAIEGTAFHTRVILDRMAEHGAAIDRVINGGGIPQNNPVLNQVYANVLGRPVLVPSKKVTSLGSAIFAFLAAGTFPTIEEAQDKICPSHVVYQPEPQAQSVYNELYGLYRRLYFDLGTPAKSVFGDVLPALIRIAGENARQVADATSNKA, encoded by the coding sequence ATGGCTATCGTGGCTGGAGTAGATTTCGGGACCCTGAGTGTGCGCGTTTCGCTGGTTGATAGCGAACTTGGCGTACTTGATTCCGCTGTTTGTGAGTATCCGCTGCACCGTAAACGCGAGGATCCGGAGCACGCAACGCAGTCGCATGACGATCATATGCGCGCGCTTGCAACCGCAACGCGCAAGGCTGTCGCTCAAGCGGGGATACGGGGAGAACAGGTGGACGCCATCGCCCTGGATACCACCGGGTCCAGCGTCATTCCCGTGGGTGCCGGGATGGTGCCGCTGAGCGAGTACTATCTCTGGTGCGATCACCGCGCCAAGGCCGAGGCGGCCGAGATCACCGAGTTGGCGCACAGCGAAAAGCTGGAGGCCATCAACTGGTGTGGAGGCGTGTACTCCTCAGAGTGGGGATTCTCCAAGCTGCTGCACTGGCTGAGGCACAACCCTGAGAAACGCGACAAATTCGTCAGCGCATTCGAGCATTGCGACATGGTTGCCGCCACTCTATGCGGCATTACCGATCCCTCCAAGGTTGTTCGCAGTGTTTGCGCAATGGGTCACAAGTGGCTATGGAATCGCGACCTGGGCGGCCTCCCGCCGGAAAGTTTTCTGGTCAAGGTTGATCCGCTGTTCAAGGGCGTTCGCGCCAAACTGGACGGCGAATATGCAACGTCCGAAAAAATTGCAGGCCGGCTCTCTCCATACTGGGCTGAAAAACTAGGGCTGCGTTCCGGCATTCCGATTCCTGTCGGAGCCTTCGACGCGCACTGGGATGCTATCGGCGCGGGAGCCAAAGAGAGAGATGTGGTGAACGTTATCGGAACGTCCACCTGCATCATCGGCATTACTCGCGAGACGAAGTTGATTCCGGGCGTTTGCGGCGTCGTTCCTGGAAGCGTACATCCCGCCTACACAGGAGTTGAGGCTGGGTTGTCCGCCACAGGCGACATCTTCAGCGCAATCGCCGAGCGCGCAGGGAAGTCGATTGCCGAACTGAGCACGGGATTGGAGAAATATCGCGCTGGCGAGACCGGGCTGCTGCGAATGACTTGGGACAACGCAGACCGCACTGTATTGGTGAATCCGAACCTGCGAGGCGTCACTTTCGGTTGGCATCTGCAGCACACAGCGCAGGACGAGTTGTTCGCCGCCATCGAAGGTACGGCCTTCCACACCAGGGTCATCCTCGATCGCATGGCGGAGCATGGAGCCGCGATTGATCGTGTGATCAACGGCGGCGGCATTCCGCAAAACAATCCTGTTCTCAACCAGGTCTATGCCAACGTCCTCGGACGGCCGGTGCTGGTGCCGAGCAAGAAGGTCACAAGCCTTGGCTCGGCGATCTTCGCGTTCCTTGCTGCGGGCACGTTCCCCACGATCGAAGAAGCACAGGACAAGATCTGCCCGTCTCACGTGGTCTATCAACCGGAACCCCAAGCACAGAGCGTTTACAACGAACTGTATGGGCTTTATCGCAGGCTCTATTTCGATCTGGGTACTCCGGCGAAGTCCGTCTTCGGAGACGTCCTGCCCGCACTGATTCGAATCGCCGGCGAAAACGCCCGTCAGGTGGCAGACGCAACGAGCAACAAAGCCTGA
- a CDS encoding sodium:solute symporter family protein: MNLALVLINPTRLVHLSPVDLVVIIFYFALVLAIGLYLKNRANTSEDFFLAGREMTAWVAGLAFLSANLGSLELMGWAAAAYQYGILATHWYWIGAIPAMLFLGIVMMPFYYISKTHSVPGYLKLRFGESSRALSSISFAIMTVLMSGINMYSMALVMRVILGWDIHFSIWVSSITVAVYVVLGGLRSAIFNEVLQFILIWAGAMLVPIMGLIEAGGWSNLKAQIAVNASAEYTHMWGTLGSFSGNPMGIHWTGIVFGLGCIISFGYWTTDFLVVQRVLAAKDLRSAKLAPIIGAAFKMFVPFIVILPGLIGLAVLPMQLTGESVAVATGGHSYNEVLPLMMARYLSPGLLGLGITALIAGFMSGMAGNVTAFSTVWTYDIYGALINKKATDKQYVSMGRWCTILGVLISIGTAYLVMQFLSIMDYVQALFSFFIAPLFGTVLLGMMWKRATSQGGFWGLLAGTVSSIGMWAWVKMNPKALAYVAFSTDAKDMAENMYRALWSCIVCVLVTVIVSYMTKPKADSELNGLVYGVTAIPAEAPVPFYMKPMFWAITVSLIFAVLNIIFW, translated from the coding sequence ATGAACCTTGCTCTCGTCCTGATTAACCCCACCCGACTTGTTCACCTTTCGCCGGTGGATTTGGTCGTCATTATTTTCTACTTCGCTCTCGTTCTTGCGATCGGTCTTTATCTCAAGAACCGGGCCAACACAAGCGAGGACTTCTTCCTTGCTGGCCGCGAGATGACAGCCTGGGTTGCGGGTCTGGCTTTTCTTTCTGCAAATCTTGGCTCGCTGGAACTGATGGGATGGGCGGCGGCCGCCTATCAGTACGGCATTCTGGCAACGCACTGGTACTGGATCGGCGCAATTCCGGCGATGCTGTTCCTAGGCATCGTCATGATGCCTTTCTACTACATCTCCAAGACACACTCGGTGCCGGGCTATTTGAAGCTGCGATTCGGAGAGAGCAGCCGCGCATTGTCGTCCATCTCATTTGCAATCATGACGGTGCTGATGAGCGGCATCAACATGTATTCGATGGCACTGGTCATGAGAGTGATCCTGGGGTGGGACATCCACTTCAGTATCTGGGTATCTTCGATCACCGTTGCCGTATACGTGGTGCTGGGTGGATTGCGTTCGGCAATCTTCAACGAAGTCCTGCAATTCATCCTTATCTGGGCTGGCGCGATGCTCGTCCCCATCATGGGGTTGATCGAAGCCGGCGGTTGGAGCAATCTGAAAGCGCAGATCGCGGTCAACGCTTCAGCCGAATACACGCATATGTGGGGAACCCTGGGATCGTTCAGCGGCAACCCCATGGGCATTCACTGGACGGGAATAGTCTTCGGGCTGGGTTGCATTATTTCCTTCGGTTACTGGACGACTGACTTCCTGGTCGTTCAACGCGTGCTCGCGGCAAAGGATCTTCGCTCGGCGAAGCTGGCTCCGATCATCGGCGCCGCTTTCAAGATGTTCGTTCCGTTCATCGTCATCCTGCCTGGCCTGATCGGTCTCGCCGTGCTGCCGATGCAGCTTACAGGTGAGAGCGTTGCGGTCGCAACGGGCGGCCACAGCTATAACGAAGTGCTGCCATTGATGATGGCCCGCTATCTCAGTCCAGGACTGCTTGGCCTCGGCATCACCGCACTGATCGCGGGATTCATGTCAGGTATGGCCGGCAACGTCACCGCGTTCTCGACCGTCTGGACGTACGACATCTACGGTGCGTTGATTAACAAGAAGGCCACCGACAAGCAGTATGTGTCCATGGGACGCTGGTGCACGATCCTCGGCGTCTTGATCAGCATCGGCACTGCCTACCTGGTCATGCAATTCCTCAGCATCATGGATTATGTCCAGGCGCTGTTCAGCTTCTTCATCGCGCCGCTCTTCGGCACCGTGCTTCTGGGCATGATGTGGAAGCGCGCGACGTCACAGGGCGGTTTCTGGGGATTGCTGGCCGGAACCGTATCTTCGATAGGCATGTGGGCTTGGGTGAAAATGAATCCCAAGGCACTCGCATACGTTGCTTTCTCAACAGACGCGAAGGACATGGCAGAGAACATGTACCGCGCACTGTGGTCCTGCATCGTCTGCGTCCTGGTAACGGTAATCGTCAGCTACATGACCAAGCCGAAAGCGGATTCCGAACTCAACGGCCTGGTGTACGGCGTGACAGCTATTCCAGCCGAAGCACCCGTGCCCTTTTATATGAAGCCCATGTTCTGGGCCATAACCGTGAGCCTCATATTTGCGGTGCTCAATATTATCTTCTGGTAG